CGCTCTTAAGCTTGCGGAGAAATTAGATCGCTTCGGAATTCCAATTGCCGGAACCAGTTACCAAAGTTTAGATTTAGCCGAAGACCGCGGACGTTTCTCTGAACTGCTTAGAGATAATGAAATACCTTATCCCGAATTTGGTGTAATCACCAATGCTGATGAAGCCCGCGAATTAGCCGAGCAATTAGGCTTCCCTATTTTGGTGCGCCCTAGCTATGTATTAGGTGGCCAAGGGATGAAAATTGTGATCAATCAGGATGAGTTAGAGCACCATGTGGTGGATCTGTTCAAAACCTTCCCCGGAAACCGCGTTTTACTGGACCACTATTTAGAAGGTGCAATTGAAGCAGAAGCGGATGCAATTTGCGATGGTGAGGATGTGTACATCATGGGAATCATGGAGCACGTTGAACCTTGCGGAATCCATTCCGGTGATAGTAATGCCACTTTACCTCCCTTTAACCTGGGAGATTTAATCATCCAACAAATTGAGGACCATACCCGCAAAATTGCCCTGGCTCTTAATACCGTTGGTTTGATTAATATTCAGTTTGCGGTGAAAGATGATAAAGTATATATCATCGAAGCAAACCCCAGAGCTTCTCGTACCGTTCCTTTCATCGCGAAAGCATACGATGAGCCTTATGTGAACTTTGCCACCAAGGTAATGTTGGGTGAGAAGAAAATTAAGGACTTCAAGTTTGAGCCTAAGCGTAAAGGTTGGGCAATCAAACAACCGGTCTTCTCGTTTAACAAGTTCCCGAACGTAAACAAGAATCTGGGTCCGGAGATGAAATCTACCGGTGAGAAGATTTACTTCATCGATAGCCTTCGCGATCCTGTATTTAAAAAGATTTACGCCGAACGAAACCTCTATTTAAGTAAATAGTGTTTTTATTTCGACTCTTATTTGTAGTTGTATTTATCTACCTGATATCCTTTGTGGTTAGGAATTTCTTTGTGCGTCCTTTTCGCCAAGGATATCAGGAAAGAGACCAATCTTCTCAAGCCAACCGGGCCCGTCAAAATGAAGGCAAAACCAGCCTGAACACGAATGGTCAAGGTCGTACTCACGATAATCACCAAATTGGTGAATACGTAGATTACGAAGAGGTAGAAGATGATGATAAGGCCTCATGAAAGTTGCAACAGTAGTAGGCGCCAGACCCCAATTTATTAAAGCTGCACCGCTAAGTAGAGCCTTAAAAGCAGCCCATATAGAAGAGTTCATCATTCATACTGGGCAGCATCAAGACGCCAATATGAGTGGGAGCTTTTTCGCTGAATTGGGATTAGCTGAGCCACGCTACCAACTTTCTATCAATAACCTTCCCCACGGTGCCATGACCGGAAGAATGCTCGAACAAATTGAAAGCATTCTGCTGGATGAAAAGCCCGATATGGTAGTAGTCTTTGGAGATACAAACAGCACCTTGGCTGGAGCCTTGGCTGCCAAAAAAGCGGGCATTCCGGTAGCACATATCGAAGCGGGAATGCGCAGCGGCTTGGATTTTCAGCCGGAGGAAATCAATCGCATCTTAACTGATCACCTCAGTAGCTTGCTGTTAACTTCCAATGAAGAGGCGAAAGAGCACCTCTTGAAAGAAGGAATTTCGGAAGCCAAAATTGTGGTTAGCGGCGACCTAAGTCTTGATCTGTTTAATTGGCAAAAAACACATAGACGGTTACCTGCAGGTCTTGAGCTTCCCTCCCATTTTGCGTTACTTACCCTCCATAGACAGGAAAATGTAGATGAGCCCGCTCGTTTAAAGGCATGGATAGAAGCTTTGGAAAAAGTAGCGAAGCATATTTCCATCGTATGTCCCCTTCACCCACGCACGCAAGCTCGTTTGGATAAATTGGGATTAAGCTTACCTGCACAGATAATCCCTCCTTGTGGCCATGCGGAAATCTTAGCTTTAACGGAGGCCTCAAGTATGGTACTCACGGATAGCGGTGGTTTACAAAAGGAGGCCTATTTCTCTGAGCGCCCTTGTTTAACACTGAGGGAGGCAACTGAATGGACCGAATTGGTGGAGGGAGGCAGCAATATGCTTTGTGAGCCGGAAAATCTGGAAAACCATTTCTTGGAACTGCAATCCAAATCTCTAAAATATCCTTCTTTGTATGGAGACGGAAAAGCGGCAATTTCTATCGCAAAAAAGATTCGAGAATTTATTGAATCCCTTCCCTCTCTTTCTTAGTCATAGCTTAAGAGAAAATCAAGTCTAAGACCCTATATTTGGGCAACAATCTTACTTTGATGTTAAAAAAATACGGAATCCATCTTATTGCGGTTGGCATATTCATTGCCTTAGCCGCAATTTTCAACGCCCCTGTTTTATCCGGAAAGACCATTGAGCAAAATGATATTATGCAATATCAAGGTTCTTCCCGTGAAATAAAGGAATATCGGGATAAAGAAGATCGTCAGATTCTTTGGACCAATGTGATTTTTAGCGGAATGCCTTCCTACATGACCAGTGTAATTCATGATGGAGAAATTCTTAAAAAGATCCCGACCATAATTAATACTGTGCTCCTGGATCACTCTGTTGGTTACATTTTTATGCTAATGCTAGGCTTTTACTTGCTAGGAATCTCCTTAAATGCAGATCCGAGAGTAGCCATGATTGGTGCCCTGGCTTATGGCTTTTCCAGCTACTTTATCATCCTTTTAGAGGCTGGCCATAATGCTAAGATTCACGCAATGGCCTATTTACCGGCCATTTTAGCGGGGATGGTTTGGTCGTACCGCCGTTCCAAAATCTTCTTAGGAGCAGGCATATTTGCTTTTTTCCTTTCGTTGGAATTAAGTGCGAGACATCCTCAGATGTTTTATTATTTCCTATTTATAGCCGTTCCTTTCGGGATTTATCAAGGAGTTAAAGCCTTGATGAACAAAACTTTAAATCAATGGATTAAAGCTACCGGCTTTTTAATTGTGGGTGGCCTCTTGGCATTGGCCACAAACTATCCATACCTTAAGAGTACCCTTGATTTCAGTAAGCACACCATTCGTGGTAAATCTGAATTACAGCTAAACACCGGAAATGCAACTCGAGGTTTAGATAAGGACTATATCACCAATTGGTCCTATGGTATTGATGAAAGCTGGACTCTGTTAATCCCCAATTTCAAAGGAGGAAAAACAGGAAGGATTGGCGAAAACGAAACGGCATTAGACGCGGTCGACAGTCGTTTTAAACAAGCTATATCTCAACAAAACTCCTATTATGGAGACCAGCCTTTTACTTCTGGACCGGTATATGCTGGGGCTATTTTAGTTTTCCTTGCCCTTATGGCATTGATCTTTTACAAAGGAAAATTAAAGTATCTCTTTCTTGGAGTCTTCTTTTTAACCTTGGCACTTTCCTGGGGTAAAAACTTTATGCCTCTTACCGACTTCTTTGTTGATCACTTCCCTTACTACAACAAATTTAGAGCGGTATCTTCTATGTTGGTGGTTCCTGAGTTTATTCTGCCTTTATTGGCGATTTTAGGATTATCCACCATTAGTCAATGGTCTAAATCAGATTGGAATCAAGAATTAAAAATTCCAATTCTTGGCAAACGAAGTAAGCTGAAGGTATTCTACATCGGTAGTGGAGCGCTATTGCTATTCCTAGCCTTAAATTATGTTAGTCCAAGTCTGTTTAACACCTTTTTGAGTAATCAAGAAGCAGAGACCTTACCCAAGGCTCTTAGCGAGGCCGGCTTTAATAGCGATCAATCCAATCTCTTTATGGAATCCTTAGAAGGTGCTCGCATGGGTATTTTCAAAGCGGATGTTTTACGCAGTTTGTTCTTTATTTTAGTAGGTTCCGCATTAACCTGGCTTTTCGCTCAGGGACAGTTAAGAAAAAACATCTACATCCTTGGATTAGGATTATTAATAGTGATCGACCTTTTCGTTGTTGACAAGCGCTATTTAAACAGCGACAACTTCGTAAATGAGCAAAAGTTGGATAAAAACTATGGTGTAAATCCCACGGTTGCGGATCAATATATAATTCGAGAATATGCTAATGATCCTTATTTCCGAACTTTAAATCTAACTGTATCTCCATTTAATGATGCCACTACATCCTTCTACCACTATAGCTTAGGTGGATATCACGGGGCTAAGCTCAAGATATATCAAGAGTTGATTGAACATCAATTAACTAATGAGATTGACATATTCCGCAATGCCTTAAACAATCAACAATTCAGTCCTAATCTGTTCTTACAAACTCCGGCTATGCGTATGCTCAACATGCGTTATGCCATCATCAACCCAAATTCCCAACCGGTTGAGAATACCCATAGATTAGGAAATGCATGGGCCGTAAAAAACATCAAAAGTGTTGAAAGTGCCAATGATGAATTGTTTGGATTAAAGAATCTCGATCCGGCTGAAACCGCAATAATGCGTAAAGAATATGCTGACAAAGCAGGGTCTTTACCAGCCAAGGCAGGAAACGCAGACATTAAGCTGAGCAGCTATGATCCAGAAATTTTAGAATACAGCTATCAAAGTGCCACCGAAAATTTGGTGGTGTTTTCTGAGATTTGGTACCCAGAACATTGGAAAGTTACAATTGACGGAGAACCAGCTGAATTACTTCGTGCGAACTACGTACTACGGGCTCTTAAAGTACCCGCTGGAAAGCATACTATTAAAATGGAATTTACTGCTGTTGAAGATTATAAAGGAATTGAATCGGTAAGCCTGGTTTCAAGCATCCTCATCTTACTTCTTCTACCATTCAGCATTTACTATCAAAATAAGATCTCTTAAGAACCATGATGAATCATATAAAGAAAGTCCTGCTTCTTGCTCCCCATACAGATGATGCCGAATTGGGCTGCGGTGGAACCATGGCTAAGTTTCT
The Croceimicrobium hydrocarbonivorans genome window above contains:
- the wecB gene encoding non-hydrolyzing UDP-N-acetylglucosamine 2-epimerase, which gives rise to MKVATVVGARPQFIKAAPLSRALKAAHIEEFIIHTGQHQDANMSGSFFAELGLAEPRYQLSINNLPHGAMTGRMLEQIESILLDEKPDMVVVFGDTNSTLAGALAAKKAGIPVAHIEAGMRSGLDFQPEEINRILTDHLSSLLLTSNEEAKEHLLKEGISEAKIVVSGDLSLDLFNWQKTHRRLPAGLELPSHFALLTLHRQENVDEPARLKAWIEALEKVAKHISIVCPLHPRTQARLDKLGLSLPAQIIPPCGHAEILALTEASSMVLTDSGGLQKEAYFSERPCLTLREATEWTELVEGGSNMLCEPENLENHFLELQSKSLKYPSLYGDGKAAISIAKKIREFIESLPSLS
- a CDS encoding glycosyltransferase family protein; this encodes MLKKYGIHLIAVGIFIALAAIFNAPVLSGKTIEQNDIMQYQGSSREIKEYRDKEDRQILWTNVIFSGMPSYMTSVIHDGEILKKIPTIINTVLLDHSVGYIFMLMLGFYLLGISLNADPRVAMIGALAYGFSSYFIILLEAGHNAKIHAMAYLPAILAGMVWSYRRSKIFLGAGIFAFFLSLELSARHPQMFYYFLFIAVPFGIYQGVKALMNKTLNQWIKATGFLIVGGLLALATNYPYLKSTLDFSKHTIRGKSELQLNTGNATRGLDKDYITNWSYGIDESWTLLIPNFKGGKTGRIGENETALDAVDSRFKQAISQQNSYYGDQPFTSGPVYAGAILVFLALMALIFYKGKLKYLFLGVFFLTLALSWGKNFMPLTDFFVDHFPYYNKFRAVSSMLVVPEFILPLLAILGLSTISQWSKSDWNQELKIPILGKRSKLKVFYIGSGALLLFLALNYVSPSLFNTFLSNQEAETLPKALSEAGFNSDQSNLFMESLEGARMGIFKADVLRSLFFILVGSALTWLFAQGQLRKNIYILGLGLLIVIDLFVVDKRYLNSDNFVNEQKLDKNYGVNPTVADQYIIREYANDPYFRTLNLTVSPFNDATTSFYHYSLGGYHGAKLKIYQELIEHQLTNEIDIFRNALNNQQFSPNLFLQTPAMRMLNMRYAIINPNSQPVENTHRLGNAWAVKNIKSVESANDELFGLKNLDPAETAIMRKEYADKAGSLPAKAGNADIKLSSYDPEILEYSYQSATENLVVFSEIWYPEHWKVTIDGEPAELLRANYVLRALKVPAGKHTIKMEFTAVEDYKGIESVSLVSSILILLLLPFSIYYQNKIS